A portion of the Flavobacterium limnophilum genome contains these proteins:
- a CDS encoding exo-beta-1,4-galactosidase, whose protein sequence is MKKYSYAILLFVAMFLFSSFKDEIINLEGSWHFQMDRNDEGVNEKWYNKNLSDEIHLPGSMAEFLKGDEITLKTKWTGSIYDSSFYFIPRFEKYRQPGNIHIPFWLTPAKHYVGAAWYQKEVNIPANWKGQRILLRLERAHIETRVWVNDKEVGLQNSLVAPHVYDLSGYLVPGKQRISIRIDNSIKKINVGPDSHSVTDHTQGNWNGIIGKIDLESGSPVYINDVQIFPDLKNRKARVKITVSNSTQNNFNGTIAITAKSFNSATSDQTKAITSKIAVTKLGENTLELELPFGKGMLTWDEFDPALYNLEVKLASKELKNSKTVSFGMREFKIEGNRFLINGNPVFLRGTVHNCEFPLTGYPATTVEAWEIIFKKIKSYGLNHVRFHSWCPPEAAFIAADKVGLYMQPEGPSWPNHGPKIGLGQPVDKFLYDETTRMAKEYGNYASFTMLSAGNEPAGNQVKYLNEFVDFWKAKDNRRVYTGMSVGGSWPIVPNAEYQSRGGVRGLKWEKMPETESDFSAGIAPFKVPFVAHEIGQYCVFPNFDEIQKYTGVYRAKNFEMFRQDLEDHHMANQSKDFLNASGKLQVLCYKNEMEKMLRTPGYAGFQALGLQDFPGQGTALVGVLDAFFQEKGYVTAKEYSRFCNSTVPLAKISKFVYTNTETFKAEIALFHSGKTPLNNAVISWTIQNERGNTLSSGSFDAKTFENGNGILVGNLSFPLTEIKEGSKLKLEVKINGTDFANDWDFWVYPDKKVDVSPSIYYTTVLDEKAKEVLNNGGKVFLNASGKIVKGKEVEMHFLPVFWNTSWFKMRPPHVTGMLIQDKSPAFGDFPTSFHSDLQWWDIQNRSQVMNLEDFPADFRPLVQPIDTWFMNRRLALVFEAQVGKGKIIVSSANLSPDLENKPAAKQLFLSLQKYMDSDAFNPKNSLSLEVIQDIFMSPSKEQFKTYTKDSPDELKPNSNQNKVK, encoded by the coding sequence ATGAAAAAATACAGCTATGCCATCTTACTTTTTGTGGCAATGTTCCTCTTTAGCAGTTTCAAGGATGAAATAATCAACTTGGAAGGCAGTTGGCATTTCCAAATGGATCGAAATGATGAAGGGGTCAATGAAAAATGGTACAACAAGAATCTTTCGGACGAAATCCATTTGCCCGGCTCGATGGCGGAATTCTTGAAAGGAGACGAAATTACCTTGAAAACAAAATGGACAGGTTCAATTTATGACAGTTCTTTTTATTTTATTCCAAGATTTGAAAAATACCGTCAACCCGGAAACATTCACATTCCGTTTTGGTTGACTCCAGCCAAACATTATGTTGGTGCGGCTTGGTATCAAAAAGAAGTAAACATTCCTGCAAATTGGAAAGGCCAACGCATTTTGCTCCGTTTGGAAAGAGCCCATATCGAAACCCGAGTTTGGGTAAACGACAAGGAAGTGGGTTTGCAAAACTCGCTGGTAGCACCTCACGTTTATGATTTGAGTGGCTATCTCGTTCCGGGAAAACAGCGAATTTCCATCCGAATTGACAATAGTATCAAAAAAATAAATGTGGGTCCCGATTCACATAGCGTAACTGATCACACACAAGGAAACTGGAATGGCATCATCGGAAAAATTGATTTGGAATCTGGTTCGCCAGTATATATAAATGATGTTCAAATTTTTCCTGACTTGAAAAACCGAAAAGCCCGAGTAAAAATCACGGTGAGTAATAGCACCCAAAATAATTTTAATGGTACAATTGCTATAACGGCTAAAAGTTTCAACTCAGCGACATCTGACCAAACCAAAGCCATTACTAGCAAGATTGCGGTGACTAAGTTGGGAGAAAACACATTAGAACTCGAACTGCCTTTTGGAAAAGGAATGTTGACTTGGGACGAATTTGATCCTGCTTTGTATAACTTGGAAGTAAAACTAGCTTCCAAAGAACTAAAAAATAGCAAAACTGTTTCCTTTGGAATGCGTGAATTCAAAATTGAAGGCAACCGATTTTTAATCAATGGTAATCCTGTTTTTCTTAGAGGAACGGTTCACAATTGCGAATTTCCGTTAACGGGTTATCCAGCAACTACAGTTGAAGCTTGGGAAATTATTTTCAAGAAAATAAAGTCTTATGGTTTAAACCACGTTCGTTTTCATTCTTGGTGTCCACCCGAAGCAGCTTTTATTGCAGCCGATAAAGTAGGACTTTATATGCAACCCGAAGGCCCAAGTTGGCCCAATCACGGTCCGAAAATAGGATTGGGTCAGCCAGTGGACAAGTTTTTATATGACGAAACCACGAGAATGGCAAAGGAGTACGGCAATTATGCTTCCTTTACCATGTTGTCTGCAGGAAATGAGCCAGCAGGAAATCAGGTGAAATACCTCAACGAATTTGTTGATTTTTGGAAGGCAAAAGACAACCGAAGAGTTTACACTGGAATGTCGGTTGGTGGAAGTTGGCCAATTGTTCCGAATGCTGAATACCAGTCGCGTGGAGGAGTTAGAGGTTTGAAATGGGAAAAAATGCCAGAAACTGAATCGGATTTTAGTGCTGGAATTGCACCGTTCAAAGTTCCTTTTGTGGCTCACGAAATAGGTCAATATTGTGTATTTCCAAATTTCGACGAAATCCAAAAATACACAGGCGTTTACAGAGCCAAAAACTTCGAGATGTTTCGCCAAGATTTGGAAGATCACCATATGGCAAATCAAAGCAAAGATTTCTTGAATGCTTCTGGAAAACTACAAGTTTTGTGTTATAAAAACGAAATGGAAAAAATGTTGAGAACACCGGGTTATGCTGGTTTTCAAGCCTTGGGATTGCAAGATTTTCCGGGTCAAGGAACGGCTTTAGTGGGCGTTCTGGATGCTTTTTTTCAAGAAAAAGGATATGTGACAGCCAAAGAATATTCTCGTTTTTGTAATTCCACCGTTCCTTTGGCAAAGATTTCAAAGTTTGTTTATACCAACACTGAAACTTTCAAGGCAGAAATAGCGCTTTTCCATTCCGGAAAAACGCCTTTGAATAATGCTGTTATCAGTTGGACAATTCAAAACGAAAGGGGAAATACACTTTCTTCGGGAAGTTTCGATGCCAAAACTTTCGAAAATGGAAATGGAATCTTAGTAGGAAACTTAAGTTTTCCATTGACTGAAATCAAGGAAGGTTCGAAATTAAAACTGGAAGTAAAAATCAATGGCACCGACTTTGCCAACGATTGGGATTTTTGGGTATATCCAGACAAAAAAGTAGACGTTTCTCCTTCTATTTATTACACGACAGTGTTGGACGAAAAAGCCAAAGAAGTGTTGAACAATGGAGGAAAAGTATTCTTGAATGCCTCGGGAAAAATTGTCAAAGGCAAAGAAGTCGAAATGCATTTTCTGCCTGTTTTTTGGAATACATCTTGGTTTAAAATGCGTCCGCCGCACGTTACGGGAATGTTGATTCAGGATAAAAGTCCGGCTTTTGGAGATTTTCCGACCAGTTTTCACTCTGATTTGCAATGGTGGGACATTCAAAACCGCTCGCAAGTAATGAATTTGGAAGATTTCCCGGCTGATTTCCGCCCATTGGTTCAACCAATCGATACTTGGTTTATGAATCGCAGATTGGCTTTAGTTTTTGAAGCACAAGTAGGGAAAGGAAAAATTATCGTAAGCAGTGCTAATTTAAGTCCCGATTTAGAGAACAAACCTGCGGCGAAACAATTGTTTTTGTCGCTTCAAAAATATATGGATTCGGATGCATTTAATCCAAAAAACAGTTTGAGTTTGGAGGTAATTCAGGATATTTTTATGAGTCCGTCAAAAGAACAATTTAAGACTTATACCAAAGACAGCCCGGATGAATTGAAACCCAATTCGAATCAGAATAAGGTAAAATAA